From the genome of Gracilinanus agilis isolate LMUSP501 chromosome 2, AgileGrace, whole genome shotgun sequence, one region includes:
- the LOC123234134 gene encoding olfactory receptor 4K13, producing the protein MEPKNNSVVSEFILLGLTKSPKLQIFFFLGFSLVYIGIVLGNLLILITVTFDSRLHTPMYFLLANLSLIDMILGSFATPKMIVDFLREHKTISWWGCFSQMFFMHILGGSEMMLLVAMAIDRYVAICKPLHYMTIMNHRVLLGLVLTSYAVGLVHSSSQMAFMLNLPFCGPNTVDSFFCDLPLVIKLACRDTYVLQLLVIADSGLLSLICFILLLFSYTVIIYSVRHRASGGSSKALSTLSAHITVVTLFFAPCVFIYVWPFSRYSVDKILSVFYTIFTPLLNPIIYTLRNQEVKAAIKKIRNQHINSKHNL; encoded by the coding sequence ATGGAACCAAAGAATAATTCTGTTGTGTCTGAGTTCATCTTGCTAGGACTGACCAAATCTCCGaaacttcaaattttcttcttcctcggATTCTCTCTGGTATATATTGGAATTGTATTAGGAAACCTGCTAATCTTGATCACTGTGACCTTTGACTCACGTCTTCACACCCCAATGTATTTCCTGCTGGCAAATCTCTCTTTAATTGACATGATCTTGGGCTCCTTTGCTACCCCAAAGATGATCGTGGACTTTCTCCGAGAGCACAAGACTATCTCCTGGTGGGGATGTTTCTCCCAGATGTTCTTTATGCACATCCTTGGTGGGAGTGAAATGATGCTGCTTGTTGCCATGGCAATAGATAGATATGTTGCCATATGCAAACCCCTCCACTACATGACTATTATGAACCATCGGGTACTTCTGGGACTGGTATTGACCTCTTATGCAGTTGGTTTGGTGCACTCATCAAGCCAGATGGCTTTTATGTTGAATTTGCCATTCTGTGGACCCAATACAGTGGACAGCTTCTTCTGTGACCTTCCCTTGGTGATCAAACTTGCTTGTAGAGACACTTACGTGCTACAGCTCCTGGTAATTGCTGATAGTGGACTCTTGTCCCTCATTTGTTTCATCCTTTTACTCTTCTCTTACACAGTTATAATATATTCTGTTCGGCATCGAGCTTCTGGTGGGTCttccaaggctctttccacttTGTCAGCTCACATTACTGTGGTAACTTTATTCTTTGCACCATGTGTCTTCATCTACGTGTGGCCTTTCAGTAGATATTCTGTTGATAAGATACTTTCTGTGTTTTACACAATTTTCACACCCTTACTGAATCCCATAATTTACACACTGAGGAACCAAGAGGTAAAGGCAGCCATTAAGAAAATAAGGAATCAACATATAAATTCCAAACACAACTTGTAA